The stretch of DNA GGTCGGAGCTGGCCAGCTGGCCGATGTTCGACGAGACCGGCCGCGTGGTGCCGCTGGACCAGCGCCCGTCCCGGGTCACCCAGCGCACCGGCCGTCCGGTGAACTCGCGGGTGGTGCGGGTGCAGCGGGGGGACGGCAGCAGCGTGTGGCTGGCCACCACGGCCCGGGCGCTGAACCCGGACGACAGGCCGCCGCACCGGGTGCTGGTGTCGTTCACCGACATCACCGAGAGCCGCGCGGCCCGCGAACGGCTCGAGCACGAGGCCACGCACGACCCGCTGACCGGGCTGGCGAACCGCACGATGGTGCTGCAGCACCTGGAGGCCACCGTCCGCGCCGATCCGCGCACCCGCCCGATGACGGTGCTGTTCGTGGACCTGGACAACTTCAAGCTCGTCAACGATTCGCTGGGCCACGGCGTCGGCGACGAGGTGCTGCGCAACATCGGGCAGCGGCTGGTGCGGGCCACCTCCGAGGGCGATCTGGTCGGCAGGCTCGGCGGGGACGAGTTCGTGGTCGCCACGCACGAAGAGCTCGACGACGAACAGCGGTGCGTGCGGGCGGAGCACCTGCTGCGCACGCTCACCGAGCCGACGCACGTGGAGGGCATCCGGCTGCACGTGGACGCCAGCGTCGGCATCGTCGTTTCCGCGCCCGGGGACGACCGCAGCGCCCAGGACCTGCTGCGCGACGCCGACGTGGCGATGTACCGGGCCAAGTCCGAGGGCCGCGGCCGCTACGCGTTCTTCGACGTGGAACTCCGCGAGCGGGTGCAGCGGCACATGCTGCTGGAACAGGATCTGCGCAATGCCGCCGCGCTCGAGCAGCTGTGGGTGGCGCACCAGCCGGTGGTGGATCTGCGCACCGGCGAGATGGTCGCGGTGGAGGGGCTGCTGCGCTGGGACCACCCGGAGCACGGCACGATCTCGCCCGGCGAGTTCATCCCGCTGGCCGAGGAGAGCGACCTGATCAACAACATCGGGGAGTTCATGCTGCGCACGGTCACCCGCGAGGTCGCAGCGCTGCGCCAGCGGCACGGCGGTCCGCTGCAGCTGAACGCGAACCTCTCACCGCGCCAGCTCGGCGACCCGCGGTTGCAGTCGAAGGTGCGGGCCGCGCTGGCGGAGTCCGGGCTGCCCCCGGGCGCGCTGTGCCTGGAGGTCACCGAGAACGCGCTCATGCAGGACGCGACCTCGGCGGTGCGGATGCTGCGGGCGCTGCGCGGGCTGGGCGTGTTCCTGGCGATCGACGACTTCGGCACCGGGTATTCCTCGCTGGCGCAGTTGCGGCGGCTGCCGCTGGACACGCTCAAGATCGACCGGTCGTTCATCACCGACCTCGGCGAGTCCGACGACGTGGAGGCGATCGTGACCAGCATCGTGGCGATGGCGCACGCGGTCGGGCTCTCGGTGGTCGCCGAGGGCGTGGAAACCCCGCGGCAGCTGGAGATCCTGCGCGACATCGGGTGCGACCAGGGGCAGGGCTACTACTTCGGCAAGCCGGTGCCGGTGGACCGGCTGCCCGCGCGGGACCGTTCGGCCTCGCGCTGAACTCAGCGCGACTCGGTGCTGTGCAACGCCGTTTCGGCCCGCGCCACAGCGGCACGCATTTCCCGCACGAGGTGCGGAATCCGCTGCGCGTCGAATCGGGCCGAGGGCACTGAGACCGAGAACGCGGCCACCGCCTCGCCCGACGCATCGCGCAGCACCGCGCCCACCGCCGACACCCCGGTCTCGGTCTTGTCCCGGTTGATCGAGTAACCCTGCTTGCGCACCAGGCGAAGTTCCCGCAGCAGCGCTTTCCAGTCCTTCTCGGACAACCGGTCGGCATCCCCTTCCCTGCGGTAGAGCTGTTCGAGCTGGTCCTGCGCCAGTTCCGCGAGCAGCGCCTTGCCACCGGAGGAAAGGTGTGCGGACAGGACTCCGCCCTGCCGATCGCCGACGTGCAGCAGCCGCGTCGATTCGACCGAGGCGAGGAACCTTGTCTGAGTGCCGACCCGCACGAGCAGGTTGACCGTCTCCTGCACCCGCTCGCACAGCGCGTCCATGTGCGGGTGAACCGCGCGGCGCAGGAGCTGGTTCGGCCGCCCGGAGACCCGGCCGGCCGCCAGCGCCGGGCCGGGAACGTAGGTCCGGCTGTCGTCCTGGATCGCGAAATCGCGGTACACCAGCATGGAAAGCAGCCGGTGCGCCGTGGAACGGGCGATGCCGAGCTCTTCTGCCGCGTCGCTGACCCGGAGTCCACCTTGGTCGCGCAGCAGTTGCAGCAGCAGCAACGCGTTGTCAACGGAGCTGAGCGCGTACGGCGGCTTGTTCTTCATCCGAGAATCGTATTCTGCTGACCGGGATCTTGGCTCTGACCGCCGGGCGCACGTCCGGGAACCGGCGTCAACCGAACCGGGGCAACAGCCGCCCGGCGTTGACCCGGTCCACTTCGGCGTGGTCGATTCCGTCCCAGGCGTCCAGCTTGCCGGTGAACCAGGTCGCCATTTCTGCCGTGGCGTAGGGGAAATCGCTGCCGAACAGCACGTGCCCGAGCTCGGCGAACCGGGTCAGCGCCGGAAGCGAGTACTCGGAGGCCGACAGCGCGGTGTCGAAGTAGAAGCCGCGCAGGTCCGCCAACAGCTGCCCGGCATCACGGCTCGGATCGTCGAGGGCGAGCGAACCGGCGATGCGTTCGGCCGCGTACGGCAGGAACCCGCCCGCGTGCGGCAAGATGATCTTGAGGTTCGGGAACCGGCGCGGTACGCCGCGGGCAGCCAGGTTCACCGCCGCCCGGGTGGTGTCGAGCAGGAAATCCGCCGCATAGGGCGGAACCCCGGGAACGGGCTCGGCGGGCAGCGCGGACGGGTGCACGAACACCACAGCCGCACGAGCGTCCAATTCGGCCATCAACGGGTCGAACTCCGGATCGCCGAGGTAAGTCCCGTTGCTGTTGGCAAGCAACACCACTCCGTCCGCGTGCAGCTCGTCCAGCGCGTAGGCGGCCTCGTGCACCGCACCGTTCACGTCCGGCAACGTCAACGTGGCCCAGAATCCGAAGCGTCCGGGATGTTCCGCAGCCAGCCCGGCGCAGAACTCGTTGAGCTCGCGCGCGAACTCGCGGGCGCCGTCGTTCAGCCAAGGCTCCACGCCGGGAGTGGTGATCGACAGGATGGCCGCCTCGATCCCGTTGCGCTGCATCAGCTCCAGCGAGGCATCCGCACTCCATTCCGGAATCCCGCGGCCGCCCGCGGAAACGCCGGCGCGCGAGAGCCGCTGCCGGTAGCGGGGCGGCACGACGTGGTGGTGGACATCGATGCGCCCGGTCATGTCTCCTCCGAATTACTTAGCTTGCTAACTACCTTTCCGGTAAGGTAGCAGCCATGTCGCAAGCGCCGCAAAATCCCGAGCACGACGGGACATCCGAGCTCTCGCGGGCCACCGACGCGCTGTTCCTGGCCATGCGCCGCGCGCGGGCCGCCAACGCCGGCGCGGGCGGCCTCTCGCTCGCCCAGCTCGCACTGGTGCTGCCGCTGGCCGGCGAGGGCGAACTGCCCGTCGGCGACCTCGCGGTAGCGGCGGGCGTCGCGTTGCCGACCGCGACCCGGATGCTCAAGCAGCTCGAAGGCAAGGGTTTCGTCACCCGCCGCCGCAGCCCGGACGACGAGCGACGCGTGCTGATCGGGCTCACTCCCGAAGGAGCCGCGGAGCTGGACCGGCTGCGCACCCGCCAGCGCCGCGCGCAGGCCGCCGGTTACGCGGAATTCAGCCCGGACGAGCGGTGGCAGCTCGCGCGGCAGCTCAACAGGCTCGCCGAAGTGATCGATGCGCAGTACCGCGGCCTGGCCCGGCTCGAAAAGGAATAGCCCGGGCGCGCGGTCGGTGCCAAGGTTCGTGCCATGCCGACCATCACCGCTGAACACCTCGACCGCGCCGTGCACCTCGCCGTGGACCTGCTGCGGCAGGCACCGCCGGACGCCTGGGGCGAAACCGCCGGAGCGCTGGAATGGGACTGCTGGGAGACGGCCGAGCACCTCGGCGACGACCTGTTCGGCTACGCGGCCCAGCTCGGCCCGCGGACTCCCCCGCTGGACGACCTGATCGGCTTCTCGTACTCGGCACGCCGCCCGGGCGGGCCGATGAACGCCGTGCACGCCGACCGCGGTGCCGGACCGGACGGGCTCCTCCAGGCGCTCGAGGCGAGCGGGGCGCTGCTGAGCGCGATGGTGCGCACGACGCCGCCGCAGGTCCGCGCGCACCACATCTTCGGCGCCTCCGACGCGGCCGGTTTCGCAGCGATGGGAATCGTGGAAACCCTTGTGCACACCGATGATCTGGCACACGGCCTCGGGCTCGACTGGGATCCGCCCGCGGAGCTGTGCGAGCTCGTGCTGGAGCGGTTGTTCCCGGACGTGTCCACCGGAGCGGAGCCGTGGCCGAGCCTGTTGTGGGCGACCGGGCGGATCGAGCTGCCCGGGCTGCCGCGCCGGACTTCGTGGCGCTGGTACGGCGAGCCGGGCGAATGACCCGGTGTGGACGCGGTGCGCTCCTGCGGCGATGATCGGGCCCCGAAAGCGGAACATCGTCGTGCCGCAAATCGACAGGGAGGGCTGCGAGATGTCCGACGCGCAGGGTTACGGCCGCGACCGGCAGTCGGCCATCTACCGCGCCGGGGTTTCCGGCCGACGACCGGCCGTGCCCACCGACTTCGCCGCGTTGAGCAGGCGCGCGAAGCGCAAGACCACGGCACGGGGCTGGGCCTACGTCGCTGGTGGCGCAGGCTCGGGTGCGACGATGCGCGCCAACCGCGACGCCTTCGACCGGTGGTCGATCGTGCCGCGGATGCTGCGCGACGTGTCCGAGCGGGACCTGAGCGTGCAGCTGTTCGGACGCCGGGTCCCCGCACCGGTCCTGTTCGCCCCGATCGGCGCCGCGGACCTGGTGCATCCCAGCGCCGACATCGGCATCGCCACCGCCGCGGCAAGGCTCGGCCTGCCGTACGTGTTCTCCAGCCAGGCCTGCGCGCCGATGGAGCAGTGCGCCGCTGCCATGGGTGACGCGCCGCGGTGGTTCCAGCTGTACTGGAGCACCGACGAGGAGCTGGTCGACAGCTTCCTGTACCGGGCGAAGCGCTGCGGCGCCGAGGCGATCGTCGTCACGCTGGACACGACGCTGCTCGGGTGGCGGCCGCAGGACCTCAACCTCGGTTCGCTGCCGTTCGCCCAAGGACGCGGGATCGCGCAGTACACATCGGATCCGCGGTTCCGGCAGATGATCCGCGAACGGGTCGAGTCCGGAAAGGACAGTGGCTCAGCGGTTTCGGTCACGCTCTCGGCTATCCGCGCATTGCTGTCGATGAGTCGTCGTTTTCCCGGCTCGCTGCTGGGAAATCTGCGTTCACCGGAACCGCGGGCGGCAGTTCAGACCTTTTTGGACACCTACTCGCGGCCGTCCCTGGGCTGGTCGGACATCGCCACGCTGCGGGACCGCACCGACTTGCCGATCGTGCTCAAGGGCGTGCTGCACCCGGACGACGCGCGGCGCGCGGCCGACTCCGGAGTGGACGGAATCGTGGTGTCCAACCACGGCGGGCGGCAGGTGGACGGCTCGATCGCCGCGCTGGACGCGCTCGCCGAGATCGCGCCCGTCGTCGGTGATGCGCTCACGGTGCTGTTCGACAGCGGCATCCGCGGCGGCGCCGACGTGTTCAAAGCACTCGCGCTGGGTGCCGATGCGGTCGCCGTCGGCAGGCCCTAGCTGTACGGGCTCGCCGTCAACGGCGCGGACGGCGCACACGACGCGGTCGCCGACATAGTCGCCGAGTTCGACCTGACCCTCGGCCTCAGCGGCCACACCTCCCCCGCTTCCCTCACCCCGGACGCGCTGCGCCGCACCCCCACCGGTTCGGAGTGAAGGACCTCGTCGCCCGTTCGGTAGAAGGAGTCCTTCGCTCCACGCGGTCCGCTCCGTCCGGGTGAGCGCCGGGCGTGTCGTCGTCCGGACCGGGAACGAAAAGGTTTAACCAAAGCGTTGACAGGCGCTCAGGCTGGTAACTAGGTTTTCGGCATTGGTCCTACCAAGTCGGCCTGGGAGGTTCCGGTGGGAGTCGATCTCGCGTATCTGGTGCGCAGCCTCGCCGAGCAGGCGAACCAGGAGCCCGGCACCGGCAACCTGCGGCTGCCGACCGAGCGGGAGCTGGTGGACTCGCTGGAGATCAGCCGCGGCTCGCTGCGCGAACAGCTGTCCATGCTGGAGACGATGGGGTTCCTGACCAGGACCCAGGGCCGCGGCTCCTACCTGGGCGTGCCGGACGCGAGCTTCCTGCAGCTGTACTTCGACCTCTCCAGCGAACTCGGCCAGCTCGGCGGTGGCCAGTTCCGCGCCGCCCGGGAAATGCTGGAGATCTCGATGTCCGAGGCCGCCGCCCGGCAGGCCACCGCCGACGACGTCGACACGCTGCGCGGTCTGGTCGACGAAATGGTGCAGGCAAGCGCCGCCGGTGCGGACGACCGGGCGCTGGAGGCGGACCTGGAGTTCCACCGGCACCTGTTCGTCATTGTGGACAACCCGATCTTCACGATGCTGCACGACGGGCTCGGTCACGTGCTGCGCGACGAGGTGGTCGAGCGCAGGCACACCGCGGTCCGCCAGGAAACCCTGAAAGCGGGCCAGACCCGGGCCATCGACACCGTCCACTACGGAATCGTCGACGCGGTTTCGGAACGCGACGGCGAAGGCGCCCGAACGGCCATGCGACGCCATTTCGAGGTGTGGTCCTCGCTGACCGGCCGCTGACAGCGGCGAACTCCCCCGCGCCCGCACGGCGCGCCGCGTCGTGCTGCCCGGATTCGGACCGGTCGCCGATTGCGGCCTCGCTGCAACGAATTCCGACTCCGCTACAAGAGGAAGGAATACCATGACCACAGTGGACCAGCCGCTTACCGCGAGTCCGGAACTCGCGGAACGGGCCGCGCGGGTGCGCGCCGCCGCGTACCGGATGCGCCACCACATCCTCAACATGGGCGAGGCGCAAGGGCAGGGCTACGTCGGCCAAGCGCTCGGCGTCGCCGACATGCTCGCGGTCAGCTACGTCGACCAGCTCCGGCTGCGAGCCGACGATCCACATTGGTCCGAACGCGACCGTTTCTTGCTGTCCACCGGGCATTACGCGATCGCGCTGTACGCCGCGCTGGCCGAGGTGGGAACCGTTCCGGTGGACGAACTGGAGACCTACGGCTCGGACGGCTCGCGGCTGCCGATGTCCGGGATGGCGACCTACACGCCCGGAATGGAGATCTCCGGCGGCTCCCTCGGGCACGGGCTGACCGTGGCCGTCGGGATGGCGCTCGGGCTGCGGCACCAGGACAACCCGGCCCGGGTGTTCAACTTCCTCTCCGACGGGGAGCTGAACGAGGGCTCCACTTGGGAAGCCGCCATGGGTGCCGCGCACCACGAACTCGGCGCGCTGACCGCGATGGTGGACATGAACGCGCTGCAAGCCGACGGGAAGACCGCCGGCGTGCTCGGCATCGAACCCGCCGAGCAGAAGTGGGCCGCCTGCGGCTGGTTCACCCAGCGCGTGGACGGCAACGACGTCGAAGCGCTGCTTGCCGCGTTCGACGCCGCCGCGGAGCAGGCGAGTTCGCGCGGGCGGCCGTCGGTGATCCTCTGCGACACGCGGATCGGACGCGGCGTCCCGTTGCTGGAAACCCGCGAGAAGGCGCACTTCATGCGCATCGACGAGCACGAGTGGCAACAGTGCCGCGAGCAGCTGACCGACGGCGAAGGAGCGACGACACGATGAGCACGCCCACCAAGAAGCGCCTCACCACCTCGGCGATGATCGCGTCGTTCGCCGATGCCGACCAGCGCACCGCTCCGGCGCCGTTCGGCCACGCGCTGGCCGCCGCGGCCGAGCGCGACCAGCGGATCGTCGGGCTCACCGCCGACCTGGGCAAGTACACCGACATGCACGTGTTCGCCGAGGCACACCCCGATCGGTACTTCCAGATGGGCATGGCCGAACAGCTGCTGTTCGGCACGGCCGCCGGGATGGCCGAGGTCGGCCTGGTGCCGTTCGCCTCCACCTACAGCGTGTTCGCGTCCCGGCGCGCCTACGACTTCCTGTGCCTGGACATCGCCGAGCCGAACCTGAACGTGAACATCGTCGGCGGCCTGCCCGGCTTGACCACCGGATACGGGCCGAGCCACCAGGCCACCGAGGACGTCGCGATCTTCCGCGGGATGCCGAATCTGACCATTGTGGACCCGTGCGACTCGGTGGACATCGAGCAGGCGGTGCCGCAGTTGGCCGCATCGCAGGGACCGACGTACCTGCGGCTGCTGCGCGGCAAGGTGCCGACCGTGCTCGACGAGTACGACCACACCTTCCAGCTGGGCAAGGCTTCCGTGCTGCGCGGCGGGAACGACGTCGTATTCGTCTCAAGTGGACTGATGACGATGCGGGCGCTGCAGGCAGCCGAGGACCTGGCCGCGCACAACGTCGACGTCGCGGTCGTGCACAGTCCCACGATCAAACCGTTCGACACCGGGACCGTGCTCGCCGAAGCAGCGGGCGACCGGCTGGTGGTCACGCTGGAGAACCACACCGTGGTCGGCGGGCTGTTCGAGACGCTGGCCGCCGAGCTGGTCAAAGCCGGCCGCGGCACCCGGGTCGCACCGATCTCGCTGCCGGACGAGTTCCTGGACGCGGGCGCACTGCCCACGTTGCACGAACGCTACGGACTCGCCCGCAACACCATCGTCGACCGGGTGCTCACCGAACTCGGCTGACCAGCGAGCGGACCGTTCGTCCGATCGGGACGAGCGGTCCGCCCGCGCAGCGTGCTCACCAGGTGACGGGCAGCCCCTCGACTCCCCCGGTGACGCGGTCGCTGCGCACCACCAGTTCGTCCAGCCCGACGCCGAGGCGCAGCTGCGGGAAGCGCTGGAACAGCGCGGTGAACACCACCCGCAGCTCGGTGCGGGCCAGGCTCGCACCGATGCAGAAGTGCGCGCCGTGCCCGAAGGCCAGGTGCGTGTTGGGCCGCCGCGACGGGTCGAAGTCCTCCGCGTCCGCGAACACCGCCGCGTCCCGGTTCGCCGCGGCCTGCGAGATCACCACCGCGTCACCGGTCTCGATCGTCACACCGCCGATCTCGACGTCCTCGTGCGCGTACCGCAGCAGGCCGAGCCCACCCGGCGCGGACAACCGCAGCATCTCCTCCACGGTCTGCTGCACCAGACCTTCCGGGTCGGCGGCGAACGCATCCCGCCGCGCCGGATCGGTCAGCAGCATCAGCACACCGATGTCGATCTGGTTGACCGTGGTCTCGTGCCCGGCGAACAGCAGCCCGCGGGCCAGTTTCGTCATCTCCGCGTCGTCGAAGTCCGGGTCGTCCCGCTGCGCGGCCACGAGGTCGGAGACCACGTCCTCGCCCGGTTCGGCGCGCTTGGCCTCGGCGAGCCTGCCCATGTAGGCGCGGAACTCCTCCGCAGCGTCCTGCGGGTCGTCACCGGAACTCATCCGGTTCATCCGGTCCGACAGGCCGTGGAAGTACTCGCGGTCGGCGAACGGCACCCCGAGCAGGCCGCAGATCACCCGGACCGGCAGCGGGAACGACAGGTGCTCGTGCAGGTCCACCGGTTCACCCGGTGCCCGGTCGTGCGCCGCCTGCAACGCATCGAGGCGC from Saccharopolyspora sp. SCSIO 74807 encodes:
- a CDS encoding EAL domain-containing protein, translated to MDVDPEPLGAGLDHEFLDLALAAHGAVQWSLRFADGRTAWTSGMDVLLGVPGSGVEDLRTRLHQLLEPLTLSARTTDAWQDLELEQPVQDSNGETRFVRFHARRMGADRGADLIGVASDVTKARQDRQNLTDLADRYRLLVELSPDAICVHQDGLVRYANSSTLEMLSLRYDELIGRPITEFVRPRSLTAMYERLRGLTAPGSRTKPSEAELTRQDGKVVPVELVSVRTSWEGYPALQVILRDITTKKAAEATLRYQAALVQHVSNAIIATDREGVVTSWNPAAEAVYGVASGKAFGRHVGDLVGAPLRPADLLGAEGGVLESLHRDVDGHALRVRISVAEMDDGFVLVCADETARRRAERHFATVIDALDEGVLVGGPDGTFESANPAALRILRTNRAELVGSELASWPMFDETGRVVPLDQRPSRVTQRTGRPVNSRVVRVQRGDGSSVWLATTARALNPDDRPPHRVLVSFTDITESRAARERLEHEATHDPLTGLANRTMVLQHLEATVRADPRTRPMTVLFVDLDNFKLVNDSLGHGVGDEVLRNIGQRLVRATSEGDLVGRLGGDEFVVATHEELDDEQRCVRAEHLLRTLTEPTHVEGIRLHVDASVGIVVSAPGDDRSAQDLLRDADVAMYRAKSEGRGRYAFFDVELRERVQRHMLLEQDLRNAAALEQLWVAHQPVVDLRTGEMVAVEGLLRWDHPEHGTISPGEFIPLAEESDLINNIGEFMLRTVTREVAALRQRHGGPLQLNANLSPRQLGDPRLQSKVRAALAESGLPPGALCLEVTENALMQDATSAVRMLRALRGLGVFLAIDDFGTGYSSLAQLRRLPLDTLKIDRSFITDLGESDDVEAIVTSIVAMAHAVGLSVVAEGVETPRQLEILRDIGCDQGQGYYFGKPVPVDRLPARDRSASR
- a CDS encoding IclR family transcriptional regulator translates to MKNKPPYALSSVDNALLLLQLLRDQGGLRVSDAAEELGIARSTAHRLLSMLVYRDFAIQDDSRTYVPGPALAAGRVSGRPNQLLRRAVHPHMDALCERVQETVNLLVRVGTQTRFLASVESTRLLHVGDRQGGVLSAHLSSGGKALLAELAQDQLEQLYRREGDADRLSEKDWKALLRELRLVRKQGYSINRDKTETGVSAVGAVLRDASGEAVAAFSVSVPSARFDAQRIPHLVREMRAAVARAETALHSTESR
- a CDS encoding amidohydrolase family protein yields the protein MTGRIDVHHHVVPPRYRQRLSRAGVSAGGRGIPEWSADASLELMQRNGIEAAILSITTPGVEPWLNDGAREFARELNEFCAGLAAEHPGRFGFWATLTLPDVNGAVHEAAYALDELHADGVVLLANSNGTYLGDPEFDPLMAELDARAAVVFVHPSALPAEPVPGVPPYAADFLLDTTRAAVNLAARGVPRRFPNLKIILPHAGGFLPYAAERIAGSLALDDPSRDAGQLLADLRGFYFDTALSASEYSLPALTRFAELGHVLFGSDFPYATAEMATWFTGKLDAWDGIDHAEVDRVNAGRLLPRFG
- a CDS encoding MarR family winged helix-turn-helix transcriptional regulator, which gives rise to MSQAPQNPEHDGTSELSRATDALFLAMRRARAANAGAGGLSLAQLALVLPLAGEGELPVGDLAVAAGVALPTATRMLKQLEGKGFVTRRRSPDDERRVLIGLTPEGAAELDRLRTRQRRAQAAGYAEFSPDERWQLARQLNRLAEVIDAQYRGLARLEKE
- a CDS encoding maleylpyruvate isomerase N-terminal domain-containing protein — translated: MPTITAEHLDRAVHLAVDLLRQAPPDAWGETAGALEWDCWETAEHLGDDLFGYAAQLGPRTPPLDDLIGFSYSARRPGGPMNAVHADRGAGPDGLLQALEASGALLSAMVRTTPPQVRAHHIFGASDAAGFAAMGIVETLVHTDDLAHGLGLDWDPPAELCELVLERLFPDVSTGAEPWPSLLWATGRIELPGLPRRTSWRWYGEPGE
- a CDS encoding FadR/GntR family transcriptional regulator encodes the protein MGVDLAYLVRSLAEQANQEPGTGNLRLPTERELVDSLEISRGSLREQLSMLETMGFLTRTQGRGSYLGVPDASFLQLYFDLSSELGQLGGGQFRAAREMLEISMSEAAARQATADDVDTLRGLVDEMVQASAAGADDRALEADLEFHRHLFVIVDNPIFTMLHDGLGHVLRDEVVERRHTAVRQETLKAGQTRAIDTVHYGIVDAVSERDGEGARTAMRRHFEVWSSLTGR
- a CDS encoding transketolase, producing MTTVDQPLTASPELAERAARVRAAAYRMRHHILNMGEAQGQGYVGQALGVADMLAVSYVDQLRLRADDPHWSERDRFLLSTGHYAIALYAALAEVGTVPVDELETYGSDGSRLPMSGMATYTPGMEISGGSLGHGLTVAVGMALGLRHQDNPARVFNFLSDGELNEGSTWEAAMGAAHHELGALTAMVDMNALQADGKTAGVLGIEPAEQKWAACGWFTQRVDGNDVEALLAAFDAAAEQASSRGRPSVILCDTRIGRGVPLLETREKAHFMRIDEHEWQQCREQLTDGEGATTR
- a CDS encoding transketolase C-terminal domain-containing protein; translated protein: MSTPTKKRLTTSAMIASFADADQRTAPAPFGHALAAAAERDQRIVGLTADLGKYTDMHVFAEAHPDRYFQMGMAEQLLFGTAAGMAEVGLVPFASTYSVFASRRAYDFLCLDIAEPNLNVNIVGGLPGLTTGYGPSHQATEDVAIFRGMPNLTIVDPCDSVDIEQAVPQLAASQGPTYLRLLRGKVPTVLDEYDHTFQLGKASVLRGGNDVVFVSSGLMTMRALQAAEDLAAHNVDVAVVHSPTIKPFDTGTVLAEAAGDRLVVTLENHTVVGGLFETLAAELVKAGRGTRVAPISLPDEFLDAGALPTLHERYGLARNTIVDRVLTELG
- a CDS encoding cytochrome P450; translation: MTAPALPQLPFDRPNVLELAPLYDVLRRQAPISRVRTPAGDQAWLVTSYDEARVLFADPRFGRSHPAPERAARISNAAIINGPTADYDTERAEHTRMRKLLTPAFSAKRMRLLTDHVREIVDERLDALQAAHDRAPGEPVDLHEHLSFPLPVRVICGLLGVPFADREYFHGLSDRMNRMSSGDDPQDAAEEFRAYMGRLAEAKRAEPGEDVVSDLVAAQRDDPDFDDAEMTKLARGLLFAGHETTVNQIDIGVLMLLTDPARRDAFAADPEGLVQQTVEEMLRLSAPGGLGLLRYAHEDVEIGGVTIETGDAVVISQAAANRDAAVFADAEDFDPSRRPNTHLAFGHGAHFCIGASLARTELRVVFTALFQRFPQLRLGVGLDELVVRSDRVTGGVEGLPVTW